The proteins below come from a single Necator americanus strain Aroian chromosome V, whole genome shotgun sequence genomic window:
- a CDS encoding hypothetical protein (NECATOR_CHRV.G19089.T2) gives MQVAKISCIVVVLRQGKNMQFWILVLNVMVRDATRFPNRNKRRKSGLRSDEQKENGRINSIFTNESTSESSDEEISELFALRFETYKKWASTIVKKNCKEIIADHFKNDLSNDFTMMINWLALTNEESRTILLESSCATKESMELDVALEMLIRMGIIDKRTGPTVKAFRELVAVLCGGVPGQIPELDKVAYFTEKSRFADNIASEAIVRFVRSFFSFSNDALSSMKKADAPLATVLADPEVMRNDEASNQALVEKHSFESAFDADLGDDIYEDGGLDLICEEDPMKSDAQTSLLADPTNGIGPSSSSSSSRSRSTSPLKSPLRRPKRDIYLIRSRRAGRVGTHVLLEECFICGESGELLQCGKKYTPGAFCSTKFHKKCIELYNAAEYNVDCVRKIVDETFCPLHFCSSCYLERWKTTAVRGKLIECDSCFRAFHEQCAPAGYESYEDFVAARTKEGTAVEVRQMFTRCHAHCDTKSIPLVLNARSHLPFCCECENNGEETLVKCTQCVRSFHESCLTLNCRDLDNANHHPSMCESCILGENLRVGQAVIARFRATFYAATVVSLADYPKHCAKKDKFGTHLGEPGFVCVRWAGCNNMFALLPARNIVPMFGGSYGLIGRRVSELPCREAWQKMEDELSITRPTFDYVPEKYTKIKTSVYHSSCPKPRLDACEESDSMCDCPPGESGRCGPNSKCTNRAILQECPEACEAIQGGCNNRGVSRKEVNPAVEIREAPGKGMGAFAVKDIPKGAFIAEYAGELISIKEKNRRIAEVTAHRNAEEKHYMMALDSQRIIDCKEKGNDASPNCKVETVYVVVSRTKRPTGVTVKYDKRITICTTEDVPAGTELCFNYQMTQYNIGCPLPDCKCGAPNCTGTLGSIAPEKAEPDVSPSNTGKPKKKKQKRKAISSLESPEKKKPGTRSRQSTPCSSTPSSSGSPQKEQRLSLNGRRSGPTVTFRKASLPPDVEPNQVLRMQFPRSFNRGCKIVNGLKESTFKNVDDAKLKRALLNGEALEKISDNRSPPHTEIPKTINGIKKSRGIVAELSSINSALRYVNASFRLYLTMLSVWTFCHITH, from the exons ATGCAAGTCGCAAAGATCAGCTGCATCGTCGTAGTACTGAGGCAAGGCAAGAACATGCAA TTCTGGATACTAGTTTTAAACG TTATGGTCAGAGATGCCACTCGTTTCCCGAACCGAAACAAACGTAGGAAATCTGGACTGAGAAGTGATgaacaaaaggaaaa TGGTAGAATAAACTCTATATTTACCAATGAATCAACAAGTGAAAGTTCTGATGAAGAGATCAGCGAGCTTTTCGCTTTGCGATTTGAAACGTACAAAAAGTGGGCATCAACTATTGTAAAGAAGAAC TGCAAAGAAATCATAGCAGACCACTTCAAAAATGACTTGAGCAATGATTTCACAATGATGATTAATTGGTTAGCTTTAACAAATGAGGAG AGCAGAACAATACTTCTAGAATCTAGTTGCGCTACAAAAGAGTCCATGGAACTCGATGTTGCTTTGGAGATGTTGATACGAATGGGAATAATAGACAAACGCACAG GTCCAACAGTCAAAGCGTTTCGCGAACTGGTCGCAGTCCTTTGTGGAGGAGTGCCAGGACAAATCCCTGAGCTCGACAAAGTTGCATATTTCACTGAG AAAAGTCGCTTCGCTGACAACATTGCATCCGAAGCAATTGTAAGATTTGTGAGAAGTTTCTTCAGCTTTTCAAATGATGCACTATCTTCGATGAAAAAGGCCGACGCCCCACTTGCAA CGGTTCTAGCTGATCCTGAAGTGATGCGGAATGACGAGGCTTCGAATCAAGCGTTAGTCGAGAAGCACTCTTTCGAGAGTGCTTTTGACGCTGATTTGGGCGATGACATATACGAAGACGGTGGTTTGGACTTGATTTGTGAAGAGGATCCAATGAAGTCGGACGCACAAACATCGTTATTGGCGGATCCTACTAATGGAATAGGGCCAAG ctCTTCCTCATCATCGTCAAGATCACGCTCTACATCTCCACTGAAGTCGCCTTTGCGAAGACCAAAACGTG ATATTTACTTAATTAGAAGTAGAAGGGCAGGACGAGTCGGGACTCATGTGTTATTAG AGGAATGCTTTATTTGCGGTGAGAGCGGAGAGCTTCTCCAATGTGGGAAAAAGTATACCCCAGGAGCGTTTTGTTCAACAAAGTTCCATAAGAAGTGCATCgag TTGTACAATGCTGCGGAATACAATGTTGACTGTGTTCGTAAAATTGTGGATGAAACATTCTGTCCACTGcatttctgttcttcttgTTATTTAGAACGATGGAAAACCACTGCAGTTCGAG GGAAGCTGATTGAGTGCGATTCATGTTTTCGAGCCTTTCACGAACAATGTGCTCCCGCAGGATATGAGAGTTATGAGGACTTCGTGGCAGCAAGAACAAAAGAAGGAACTGCAGTGGAG GTCAGACAAATGTTCACGCGGTGCCATGCTCATTGTGACACTAAATCTATACCTCTCGTTCTAAATGCACGTTCTCACCTACCTTTTTGTTGTGAATGCGAAAATAACG GCGAAGAGACGTTAGTGAAGTGTACACAATGTGTGAGGTCTTTCCACGAAAGCTGTCTGACTCTGAACTGTCGTGATCTAGACAACGCAAACCATCACCCGTCCATGTGTGAATCATGCATTCTTGGTGAAAACCTACGAGTAGGCCAAGCTGTAATTGCGAGATTCAGGGCCAC CTTTTACGCAGCAACAGTTGTTAGTTTAGCCGATTATCCTAAACACTGCGCgaaaaa GGATAAGTTTGGGACACATTTGGGCGAACCCGGGTTTGTATGCGTGAGATGGGCGGGATGCAACAATATGTTTGCTCTTCTTCCGGCTAGGAATATTGTGCCGATGTTTGGCGGGTCGTATGGTCTCATAGGAAGACGAGTGTCAGAGTTACCATGCCGGGAAG CGTGGCAAAAAATGGAGGATGAGCTTTCCATTACCCGGCCAACATTCGACTATGTGCCGGAAAAGTACACAAAAATCAAG ACGTCGGTGTATCACTCAAGTTGTCCAAAGCCTCGTCTCGATGCATGCGAAGAAAGTGACAGTATGTGTGATTGTCCTCCCGGTGAGAGTGGCCGTTGTGGCCCGAACTCGAAATGCACCAACAGGGCCATTTTGCAGGAGTGCCCTGag GCTTGTGAGGCAATCCAAGGTGGATGTAACAACAGAGGAGTTTCGCGTAAGGAAGTAAATCCTGCTGTGGAGATACGTGAAGCCCCAGGAAAAGGGATGGGAGCATTTGCAGTGAAAGATATTCCAAAA GGTGCTTTCATAGCTGAGTATGCTGGGGAATTGATCAGTATTAAAGAGAAGAATAGGAGAATAGCTGAAGTTACGGCTCATCGAAATGCCGAAGAAAAGCACTATATGATGGCACTGGATTCTCAGCGGATTATtgattgcaaagaaaaagggaaCGATGCAAG CCCTAATTGCAAAGTGGAGACTGTATATGTGGTTGTGAGTAGGACTAAACGACCAACTGGTGTCACCGTAAAg TACGACAAGCGTATAACAATCTGCACAACTGAGGATGTACCTGCAG GGACCGAGTTATGTTTCAACTATCAAATGACACAGTACAACATTGGTTGTCCTCTTCCTGACTGCAAATGTGGTGCTCCAAACTGTACCGGCACATTGGGTTCCATAG CACCTGAAAAGGCGGAGCCAGACGTTTCTCCGAGCAATACTGGCAAacctaagaaaaagaagcagaaacgCAAAGCTATCTCTTCTCTTGAATCAccagagaaaaagaagccTGGCACACGCAGTCGCCAGTCTACACCTTGCTCCTCCACGCCATCGTCCTCTGGAAGCCCCCAAAAGGAGCAAAGACTCTCCTTAAATGGAAGGAGGTCTGGGCCTACTGTTACTTTCAGGAAAGCTTCGTTACCTCCAGATGTGgaa CCAAATCAAGTCTTGCGAATGCAATTTCCTCGTTCATTTAATCGAGGGTGCAAAATAGTTAACGGTTTGAAAG AGTCTACTTTCAAGAACGTGGACGACGCGAAGTTAAAGAGAGCACTTCTGAATGGAGAG GCACTAGAGAAGATTTCTGATAACAGATCGCCACCGCATACTGAAATTCCAAAGACTATCAATG gaataaaaaaatctcgcGGAATAGTAGCAGAATTGTCTTCGATAAACTCA GCTTTGCGATACGTGAATGCTTCCTTTCGCCTCTACCTCACTATGCTCTCCGTTTGGACTTTCTGTCATATCACTCATTAG
- a CDS encoding hypothetical protein (NECATOR_CHRV.G19089.T1), with protein MVRDATRFPNRNKRRKSGLRSDEQKENGRINSIFTNESTSESSDEEISELFALRFETYKKWASTIVKKNCKEIIADHFKNDLSNDFTMMINWLALTNEESRTILLESSCATKESMELDVALEMLIRMGIIDKRTGPTVKAFRELVAVLCGGVPGQIPELDKVAYFTEKSRFADNIASEAIVRFVRSFFSFSNDALSSMKKADAPLATVLADPEVMRNDEASNQALVEKHSFESAFDADLGDDIYEDGGLDLICEEDPMKSDAQTSLLADPTNGIGPSSSSSSSRSRSTSPLKSPLRRPKRDIYLIRSRRAGRVGTHVLLEECFICGESGELLQCGKKYTPGAFCSTKFHKKCIELYNAAEYNVDCVRKIVDETFCPLHFCSSCYLERWKTTAVRGKLIECDSCFRAFHEQCAPAGYESYEDFVAARTKEGTAVEVRQMFTRCHAHCDTKSIPLVLNARSHLPFCCECENNGEETLVKCTQCVRSFHESCLTLNCRDLDNANHHPSMCESCILGENLRVGQAVIARFRATFYAATVVSLADYPKHCAKKDKFGTHLGEPGFVCVRWAGCNNMFALLPARNIVPMFGGSYGLIGRRVSELPCREAWQKMEDELSITRPTFDYVPEKYTKIKTSVYHSSCPKPRLDACEESDSMCDCPPGESGRCGPNSKCTNRAILQECPEACEAIQGGCNNRGVSRKEVNPAVEIREAPGKGMGAFAVKDIPKGAFIAEYAGELISIKEKNRRIAEVTAHRNAEEKHYMMALDSQRIIDCKEKGNDASPNCKVETVYVVVSRTKRPTGVTVKYDKRITICTTEDVPAGTELCFNYQMTQYNIGCPLPDCKCGAPNCTGTLGSIAPEKAEPDVSPSNTGKPKKKKQKRKAISSLESPEKKKPGTRSRQSTPCSSTPSSSGSPQKEQRLSLNGRRSGPTVTFRKASLPPDVEPNQVLRMQFPRSFNRGCKIVNGLKESTFKNVDDAKLKRALLNGEALEKISDNRSPPHTEIPKTINGIKKSRGIVAELSSINSVV; from the exons ATGGTCAGAGATGCCACTCGTTTCCCGAACCGAAACAAACGTAGGAAATCTGGACTGAGAAGTGATgaacaaaaggaaaa TGGTAGAATAAACTCTATATTTACCAATGAATCAACAAGTGAAAGTTCTGATGAAGAGATCAGCGAGCTTTTCGCTTTGCGATTTGAAACGTACAAAAAGTGGGCATCAACTATTGTAAAGAAGAAC TGCAAAGAAATCATAGCAGACCACTTCAAAAATGACTTGAGCAATGATTTCACAATGATGATTAATTGGTTAGCTTTAACAAATGAGGAG AGCAGAACAATACTTCTAGAATCTAGTTGCGCTACAAAAGAGTCCATGGAACTCGATGTTGCTTTGGAGATGTTGATACGAATGGGAATAATAGACAAACGCACAG GTCCAACAGTCAAAGCGTTTCGCGAACTGGTCGCAGTCCTTTGTGGAGGAGTGCCAGGACAAATCCCTGAGCTCGACAAAGTTGCATATTTCACTGAG AAAAGTCGCTTCGCTGACAACATTGCATCCGAAGCAATTGTAAGATTTGTGAGAAGTTTCTTCAGCTTTTCAAATGATGCACTATCTTCGATGAAAAAGGCCGACGCCCCACTTGCAA CGGTTCTAGCTGATCCTGAAGTGATGCGGAATGACGAGGCTTCGAATCAAGCGTTAGTCGAGAAGCACTCTTTCGAGAGTGCTTTTGACGCTGATTTGGGCGATGACATATACGAAGACGGTGGTTTGGACTTGATTTGTGAAGAGGATCCAATGAAGTCGGACGCACAAACATCGTTATTGGCGGATCCTACTAATGGAATAGGGCCAAG ctCTTCCTCATCATCGTCAAGATCACGCTCTACATCTCCACTGAAGTCGCCTTTGCGAAGACCAAAACGTG ATATTTACTTAATTAGAAGTAGAAGGGCAGGACGAGTCGGGACTCATGTGTTATTAG AGGAATGCTTTATTTGCGGTGAGAGCGGAGAGCTTCTCCAATGTGGGAAAAAGTATACCCCAGGAGCGTTTTGTTCAACAAAGTTCCATAAGAAGTGCATCgag TTGTACAATGCTGCGGAATACAATGTTGACTGTGTTCGTAAAATTGTGGATGAAACATTCTGTCCACTGcatttctgttcttcttgTTATTTAGAACGATGGAAAACCACTGCAGTTCGAG GGAAGCTGATTGAGTGCGATTCATGTTTTCGAGCCTTTCACGAACAATGTGCTCCCGCAGGATATGAGAGTTATGAGGACTTCGTGGCAGCAAGAACAAAAGAAGGAACTGCAGTGGAG GTCAGACAAATGTTCACGCGGTGCCATGCTCATTGTGACACTAAATCTATACCTCTCGTTCTAAATGCACGTTCTCACCTACCTTTTTGTTGTGAATGCGAAAATAACG GCGAAGAGACGTTAGTGAAGTGTACACAATGTGTGAGGTCTTTCCACGAAAGCTGTCTGACTCTGAACTGTCGTGATCTAGACAACGCAAACCATCACCCGTCCATGTGTGAATCATGCATTCTTGGTGAAAACCTACGAGTAGGCCAAGCTGTAATTGCGAGATTCAGGGCCAC CTTTTACGCAGCAACAGTTGTTAGTTTAGCCGATTATCCTAAACACTGCGCgaaaaa GGATAAGTTTGGGACACATTTGGGCGAACCCGGGTTTGTATGCGTGAGATGGGCGGGATGCAACAATATGTTTGCTCTTCTTCCGGCTAGGAATATTGTGCCGATGTTTGGCGGGTCGTATGGTCTCATAGGAAGACGAGTGTCAGAGTTACCATGCCGGGAAG CGTGGCAAAAAATGGAGGATGAGCTTTCCATTACCCGGCCAACATTCGACTATGTGCCGGAAAAGTACACAAAAATCAAG ACGTCGGTGTATCACTCAAGTTGTCCAAAGCCTCGTCTCGATGCATGCGAAGAAAGTGACAGTATGTGTGATTGTCCTCCCGGTGAGAGTGGCCGTTGTGGCCCGAACTCGAAATGCACCAACAGGGCCATTTTGCAGGAGTGCCCTGag GCTTGTGAGGCAATCCAAGGTGGATGTAACAACAGAGGAGTTTCGCGTAAGGAAGTAAATCCTGCTGTGGAGATACGTGAAGCCCCAGGAAAAGGGATGGGAGCATTTGCAGTGAAAGATATTCCAAAA GGTGCTTTCATAGCTGAGTATGCTGGGGAATTGATCAGTATTAAAGAGAAGAATAGGAGAATAGCTGAAGTTACGGCTCATCGAAATGCCGAAGAAAAGCACTATATGATGGCACTGGATTCTCAGCGGATTATtgattgcaaagaaaaagggaaCGATGCAAG CCCTAATTGCAAAGTGGAGACTGTATATGTGGTTGTGAGTAGGACTAAACGACCAACTGGTGTCACCGTAAAg TACGACAAGCGTATAACAATCTGCACAACTGAGGATGTACCTGCAG GGACCGAGTTATGTTTCAACTATCAAATGACACAGTACAACATTGGTTGTCCTCTTCCTGACTGCAAATGTGGTGCTCCAAACTGTACCGGCACATTGGGTTCCATAG CACCTGAAAAGGCGGAGCCAGACGTTTCTCCGAGCAATACTGGCAAacctaagaaaaagaagcagaaacgCAAAGCTATCTCTTCTCTTGAATCAccagagaaaaagaagccTGGCACACGCAGTCGCCAGTCTACACCTTGCTCCTCCACGCCATCGTCCTCTGGAAGCCCCCAAAAGGAGCAAAGACTCTCCTTAAATGGAAGGAGGTCTGGGCCTACTGTTACTTTCAGGAAAGCTTCGTTACCTCCAGATGTGgaa CCAAATCAAGTCTTGCGAATGCAATTTCCTCGTTCATTTAATCGAGGGTGCAAAATAGTTAACGGTTTGAAAG AGTCTACTTTCAAGAACGTGGACGACGCGAAGTTAAAGAGAGCACTTCTGAATGGAGAG GCACTAGAGAAGATTTCTGATAACAGATCGCCACCGCATACTGAAATTCCAAAGACTATCAATG gaataaaaaaatctcgcGGAATAGTAGCAGAATTGTCTTCGATAAACTCAGTTGTGTAG
- a CDS encoding hypothetical protein (NECATOR_CHRV.G19090.T2) — MTICTYNARTLASEAAIEDLMVQAKKIKYDVIGLTETRRRHSLNAVFETGEELFLGTCDSRGVGGVGVLVNTSMAQNIDSFEQLTTRIGRLRMRRCGPTPALTIFVAYAPTSSYEEEEVEAFYMDLEKFYREDHAFHKVIIGDFNAKKPSSLRWTWESPGGGYRNEIDHIIVNKRFCLTDVAVVPKFYTGSDHRLLRGRFSFTRRAEKAAKFSKRNPRTTINWDLFATLAGFWEDSAMDNIDEEYDRLVKHLHDCAKKAESIKTTKRRLSLETLELIRQRGAARAAGNQELTSELARLCREAIKKDLKERRAEVLAEAAEAGKSIRYARRDFASRKTRMTALRNPKGTTIASRRGMEKIIYDFYSDLFDSRAHLPPHHLREDGHVIPAVLPSEIRHAIMSVRNRTAAGPDRIKPEHLKNLPPVLINTLARIFTRYLSECKVPKQWKTSKTVLLYKKGDPHDIGNYRPICLLSVIYKLFTRVILNRIEKVLDEGQPCEQAGFRKGFSTIDHIHTVSRLIEVSREYKMPLCLTFIDLKKAFDSIETEAVVEALDNQGVPTQYIKVLRELYKGVRQGDTISPKIFTATLENAMRKLEWDDMGVKIDGRQLHHLRFADDIVLITPSISQAERMLTEFAETCGCIGLELNLQKTMFMRNGWISDAPFTLNGTNISECTSYVYLGRELNMMNDLAPELGRRRRAAWGAYKSIEDVVKKTKNTRLRAHLFNTTVLPALTYASETWALRKQEENAVSVIERAIERVMLGVSRFKQVRDGIRSSLLRQRSKIRDAAAFAKESKIRWAGHVMRFNDNRWTRAVSDWIPRDIKRNTGRPPTRWSDFFTKSFKENYDALRVPRERRNHWATLARDRDKWKNYWRPLDRFEDQRESR; from the exons atgacgatctgtacttataacgcacgcacgcttgcatcggaagcggccatcgaagatctgatggtgcaagccaagaagatcaagtacgacgtcatcggactgaccgagacgagacgacgtcactctctcaacgctgtatttgaaactggagaagaactgttcttaggaacatgcgacagtagaggtgttggtggagttggcgtcctcgtcaacacgagtatggcacagaacatcgactctttcgaacaactcacgacccgaatcggacgtctgcggatgagaagatgtggtcccacaccggctttgactatcttcgtcgcttacgctccaacatcaagctacgaagaagaagaagtcgaagctttctatatggacctggagaagttctaccgagaagatcatgcctttcacaaggtcataattggcgacttcaacgccaaa aagccctcctctctacgctggacgtgggagtcacccggtggagggtaccgtaatgagatagaccacatcatcgtcaataaaaggttctgcctgacggatgtcgctgttgtaccaaagttctatacgggatcggaccaccgcctcctccgaggaagattttctttcacgcggagagcagagaaagccgccaagttcagcaagagaaatcccagaactaccatcaactgggatctcttcgctacgttagccggcttttgggaagattccgcaatggacaacatcgacgaggaatacgaccggcttgtcaaacaccttcatgactgcgcgaagaaggctgagagtattaaaacaaccaagagacgcctgtctcttgaaactcttgagctgatacgccagcgtggagcagcacgagccgcagggaaccaagagctcacgtccgagctcgcaaggctttgcagagaggcgataaagaaagaccttaaagagagaagagcagaagtgctggctgaagcagcagaggcgggaaaaagcatccgctatgcccgccgagacttcgccagtcgcaagacaaggatgacagctctccggaacccgaagggaacaaccattgcatcgagaaggggaatggagaaaatcatctacgacttctactctgatctcttcgacagccgtgcccacttgcctcctcaccatctgagggaagatggacatgtcattccagcggttctcccgtccgaaatacgacatgctatcatgtcggtgagaaatcgtacagcagccggtcccgacagaataaaaccagaacacctgaagaaccttccgccagtactcatcaacaccctggcgaggatcttcacacgttacctgtcggaatgcaaggtccctaaacagtggaagaccagcaagaccgtgttgctgtataaaaagggagatccacatgacatcggcaactatcgcccaatctgcttactgtccgtcatctacaagctcttcacaagagtgatccttaataggattgaaaaggtcttggatgaaggacaaccatgcgagcaagcagggtttcgaaaaggattcagcacgatcgaccatattcacactgtttcgagactcatcgaggtatcacgagagtacaagatgccgctctgtctcactttcatcgacttgaagaaggcctttgactcaattgagacggaagcggtcgtggaagccttggacaaccaaggcgttcccactcagtacataaaggtgcttcgagagttgtaca agggggttcggcagggtgatacaatctcacccaaaatattcacagccaccctcgagaacgcaatgcgaaagttggaatgggacgacatgggagtgaagatcgatggtcggcagctacaccatttgcgctttgctgatgacatcgtactgataacacctagcatcagccaagcggaacgaatgctgaccgaattcgccgaaacatgtggatgcatcggtcttgagctgaatcttcaaaagacgatgttcatgcggaacggatggatctcggatgccccattcacgctcaacggaacgaacatatccgaatgcaccagctacgtctatctgggtcgggaattgaacatgatgaacgacctggcccccgagctgggcaggaggagaagagcggcttggggagcgtacaagagcatcgaggacgtagtgaagaagaccaagaacacccggctccgtgctcacctcttcaacaccaccgtacttcctgctttgacctatgcctcagaaacctgggcacttcgcaagcaggaagaaaacgcggtgagcgtcattgaacgcgcaattgagagagtgatgctaggagtatcccgtttcaagcaagtgagagacgggattcgaagttctctcctacgtcagcgatcgaagatcagagacgccgccgcgtttgccaaggaaagtaaaataaggtgggccggacacgtgatgcgctttaacgacaaccgttggaccagagccgtgagcgactggattccccgcgatattaagcgcaatacaggaagaccgccgacccgatggtcagatttcttcacgaagtccttcaaagaaaattacgatgctcttcgtgtcccacgcgaaaggaggaaccactgggctactctggcacgcgaccgggacaaatggaagaattactggcgcccgctcgaccggttcgaagaccaacgggagtcaaggtga